A region from the Leguminivora glycinivorella isolate SPB_JAAS2020 chromosome 3, LegGlyc_1.1, whole genome shotgun sequence genome encodes:
- the LOC125224794 gene encoding cytochrome P450 4V2-like isoform X2: protein MEKGFITQFIRTLIGNGSIFASVDIWRPRRKVLAPVFSMKNLNEFVKVFAKQSMIMADLLEPMAGGADFSVWRYFNTYTFDSVCESTLGIDLNSQKNPNHSFLTAFDFASQELAKRLVSPWMYPEFIYRLLPRYKKFDYHRNVIHTFFDEIIEIKLKQLSTQKGDKNDINGTEKTFLDMMIQSSDRQEKKYSDLELREELMVIVMAGTDTSAVGASFAAAMLARHPEVQKKLHHELDDVFGDSDRALTVEDLPKLKYLEAVIKETLRLYPPVPLTAREVMNDVTLPSGTTLVDGVSVVLNIWATHRNPAFWGADAEQFRPDRFLEGPLKHPLQFQPFSLPMRNCLGYNYAMMSMKTMMANMLRRYRILPPSHMDEHKLKEPLKVSFDIMMRDMDNYEIRLENRRKRH from the exons ATGGAGAAAGGTTTCATCACTCAATTCATACGGACGCTAATTGGCAATGGCAGTATATTTGCTTCAG TTGACATTTGGCGGCCGCGGCGAAAAGTTTTAGCTCCAGTCTTTAGTATGAAGAACCTTAACGAATTTGTAAAAGTATTTGCTAAGCAAAGCATGATCATGGCCGACTTGCTGGAGCCGATGGCTGGAGGCGCTGACTTCTCCGTTTGGAGATATTTCAACACTTACACGTTCGATTCAGTTTGCG aatcaaCATTAGGCATCGATTTGAACAGTCAAAAGAATCCGAATCACAGCTTCCTCACTGCGTTTGACTTCGCGTCGCAAGAGCTGGCGAAGCGACTCGTATCGCCGTGGATGTACCCGGAGTTCATTTACCGGCTGCTCCCGAGATACAAGAAATTTGACTACCACAGGAATgtcatacatacattttttgatgag ATAATAgaaattaaactaaaacagcTTTCTACACAAAAAGGAGATAAAAATG ATATCAATGGCACTGAAAAAACGTTCTTAGACATGATGATACAGTCGTCAGACCGGCAAGAGAAGAAGTACTCGGACCTGGAGCTGCGCGAGGAGCTGATGGTGATCGTGATGGCCGGCACCGACACCTCCGCCGTGGGCGCCTCCTTCGCGGCCGCCATGCTGGCTCGCCATCCCGAGGTTCAGAAAAAACTTCACCATGA GTTAGATGACGTATTCGGTGACTCAGACCGAGCCTTGACCGTGGAAGACTTGCCGAAGCTCAAATACTTGGAGGCGGTCATCAAAGAGACTTTACGGCTGTACCCTCCAGTGCCCCTCACGGCGAGAGAAGTCATGAATGATGTGACATTAC CATCAGGCACTACTCTGGTGGACGGGGTATCAGTAGTACTGAACATCTGGGCGACGCACCGCAACCCCGCGTTCTGGGGAGCTGACGCGGAGCAGTTCCGACCGGACCGGTTCCTGGAGGGGCCGCTCAAGCACCCGCTGCAGTTCCAGCCCTTCTCGCTGCCCATGAGAAACTGTCTAG GATACAACTACGCAATGATGTCGATGAAGACTATGATGGCCAACATGCTCCGCCGCTACAGGATCCTGCCGCCTAGCCACATGGACGAGCACAAGCTCAAGGAACCCCTGAAAGTGTCTTTCGACATCATGATGAGGGATATGGACAACTATGAAATAAGGCTAGAGAATAGAAGGAAACGTCATTAG
- the LOC125224794 gene encoding cytochrome P450 4V2-like isoform X1, translating to MFWLFLWLAVFAFALYRLQRRKLYQISEELPLRAKCYPVIGHTYLLKNSDADGTVWFKALGRLAIENGGIASFWVLNKLYIVVADPETSEVVLKSCMEKGFITQFIRTLIGNGSIFASVDIWRPRRKVLAPVFSMKNLNEFVKVFAKQSMIMADLLEPMAGGADFSVWRYFNTYTFDSVCESTLGIDLNSQKNPNHSFLTAFDFASQELAKRLVSPWMYPEFIYRLLPRYKKFDYHRNVIHTFFDEIIEIKLKQLSTQKGDKNDINGTEKTFLDMMIQSSDRQEKKYSDLELREELMVIVMAGTDTSAVGASFAAAMLARHPEVQKKLHHELDDVFGDSDRALTVEDLPKLKYLEAVIKETLRLYPPVPLTAREVMNDVTLPSGTTLVDGVSVVLNIWATHRNPAFWGADAEQFRPDRFLEGPLKHPLQFQPFSLPMRNCLGYNYAMMSMKTMMANMLRRYRILPPSHMDEHKLKEPLKVSFDIMMRDMDNYEIRLENRRKRH from the exons ATGTTTTGGCTATTTTTGTGGCTGGCTGTGTTCGCATTTGCCCTTTACCGACTGCAAAGGAGGAAGCTTTATCAGATCAGTGAGGAGCTTCCACTCCGAGCTAAGTGCTATCCGGTTATCGGACATACTTATCTTCTGAAAAATTCTGATGCTG ATGGTACCGTTTGGTTCAAAGCTTTAGGCAGACTGGCCATTGAAAATGGAGGCATCGCATCATTTTGGGTGCTTAATAAGCTGTATATAG TCGTAGCTGACCCGGAAACTTCTGAAGTCGTATTGAAGTCTTGTATGGAGAAAGGTTTCATCACTCAATTCATACGGACGCTAATTGGCAATGGCAGTATATTTGCTTCAG TTGACATTTGGCGGCCGCGGCGAAAAGTTTTAGCTCCAGTCTTTAGTATGAAGAACCTTAACGAATTTGTAAAAGTATTTGCTAAGCAAAGCATGATCATGGCCGACTTGCTGGAGCCGATGGCTGGAGGCGCTGACTTCTCCGTTTGGAGATATTTCAACACTTACACGTTCGATTCAGTTTGCG aatcaaCATTAGGCATCGATTTGAACAGTCAAAAGAATCCGAATCACAGCTTCCTCACTGCGTTTGACTTCGCGTCGCAAGAGCTGGCGAAGCGACTCGTATCGCCGTGGATGTACCCGGAGTTCATTTACCGGCTGCTCCCGAGATACAAGAAATTTGACTACCACAGGAATgtcatacatacattttttgatgag ATAATAgaaattaaactaaaacagcTTTCTACACAAAAAGGAGATAAAAATG ATATCAATGGCACTGAAAAAACGTTCTTAGACATGATGATACAGTCGTCAGACCGGCAAGAGAAGAAGTACTCGGACCTGGAGCTGCGCGAGGAGCTGATGGTGATCGTGATGGCCGGCACCGACACCTCCGCCGTGGGCGCCTCCTTCGCGGCCGCCATGCTGGCTCGCCATCCCGAGGTTCAGAAAAAACTTCACCATGA GTTAGATGACGTATTCGGTGACTCAGACCGAGCCTTGACCGTGGAAGACTTGCCGAAGCTCAAATACTTGGAGGCGGTCATCAAAGAGACTTTACGGCTGTACCCTCCAGTGCCCCTCACGGCGAGAGAAGTCATGAATGATGTGACATTAC CATCAGGCACTACTCTGGTGGACGGGGTATCAGTAGTACTGAACATCTGGGCGACGCACCGCAACCCCGCGTTCTGGGGAGCTGACGCGGAGCAGTTCCGACCGGACCGGTTCCTGGAGGGGCCGCTCAAGCACCCGCTGCAGTTCCAGCCCTTCTCGCTGCCCATGAGAAACTGTCTAG GATACAACTACGCAATGATGTCGATGAAGACTATGATGGCCAACATGCTCCGCCGCTACAGGATCCTGCCGCCTAGCCACATGGACGAGCACAAGCTCAAGGAACCCCTGAAAGTGTCTTTCGACATCATGATGAGGGATATGGACAACTATGAAATAAGGCTAGAGAATAGAAGGAAACGTCATTAG